In Vibrio stylophorae, the genomic stretch CGCGTAGCTATCTTTGAGGTTTTGCGGACGGAAGTTGACCATGCTTTTCACCTTAGCGGTGACACGCATACGACCTTCATCTGCCGCTTCAAAGAACAAACGCTTACGCTCAGGCGACAAACCGCGGCTCAATGCCAAGTTGTCATACTCACCCTTGCGGCAAGCTTCCAACATCGCACTTGAGATGTCCGTTGCGGTAATTTGTACACCTGCAGGCAAAATGCCTGGACGACGGCTTTGCAGTTCAAGCACAGACATCGCCATGGAGTAAGGTTCTTGACCTGAAGAGCTCGCCGCAGACCAAATTTTAATCGGACGTTTATGCTGAGCCAGCTCAGGCAGTAGCTTGTCCGTTAAAATCTCATATGGGTACACATCACGAAACCAAAGGGTTTCGTTGGTGGTCATCGCATCAATGGCAGCAATACGCATTTCACGGTTGATCCCTTGAATCACCCCTTTAATCAACGCGCCCAAAGAGGGTTGTTGATAGCGAGCAACCAAAGGCGTTAAACGAGAGCGCACCAAATATTGCTTTGCGGCACCGAGCACGATGCCACATTGTTGTTCCAAGAATTTACTGAATTCTTGATATTCTTGTTCAGTCAGAGAAGTTGCTGTCATCTATTTTGCTTGCTCTTGTCGTTTTTCTATTGCTTTTAGCACTGCGCCGCCTAGCTCATCCGGATTAAATTTCGGAATAAAGGCGTCCGCGCCCACACGCTCTACCATGGCTTGGTTAAACACGCCACTGAGTGAGGTATGCAAAATTACATGCAGATCTTTTAGGCGGCTGTCACTGCGAATCTCTGCAGTTAAGGTATAGCCGTCCATTTCTGGCATTTCGATATCCGAAATCACCAGCGCCAACTGCTCAAGAATATTACCTTGAGTCGCCATCTCTTTCAGTTTATTGATCGCCTGACGGCCATCTTTCACCAGCACAGCTTCGTAACCAATGGTTTGCAGTGCTCGTTGAACTTGTTTACGCGCTACAGATGAATCATCAGCAACCAAAACAACTTTCGGGATCTCGAGGTTCGGATCCACTTGGTCAAGCAAGCCCGGATCCATTTCAGATTTTGCTGGAGAGATCTCCTCCAAAATCTTTTCAACATCGATAATTTCCACCAATTCGTTATCGATTTCAGTGACCGCTGTCAGGTAGTTACTACGACCCGCACCTTTTGGTGGCGGCAAAATAGATTCCCAGTTCATGTTGACGATACGTTCAACAGAAGACACCAAGAAACCCTGAATCGAACGGTTAAATTCAGAGATGATCATAAAGCTATTTTTCACATCTTGAATTGGACGACCGCCGGTCGCCATGCTGAGATCGATCACCGACAGCGTTTGTCCGCGAATTTGCGCAATCCCTTTCACCAAAGGATTCAGGTTTGGCATCGATGTCAACGGTGGACATTGCAGTACTTCTTTTACTTTAAATACGTTAATCCCAAAACGTTGGCGTCCAACCAAACGAAAAGTGAGCAACTCTAATCGGTTTTGGCCAACCAGCTGTGTTCTTTGGTTAACCGTATCAAGAACGCCTGTCATAACAACCCCGTTTTATTTTTAATCGTTTCGGTATAATTTTTGCTTGTCTTTATTTATTGGTTCAATTTGTCAAAATTTTGAAGCGTAAAACCTGAGTAATTCAAGATGATAGCGGTACTGAGTTAGTCTAAGCACCTATTCAGCATAGAGAATTCTCAAGCTCAGCAATATTTCAGAGGCAAGAAAGCGTGATTCAGAGAACAACACATTCCAGCGGTAACAAAGTAACAAGCCTATTCCGCTTTATCGGCATTATCTCGCTTTGCTTGAGCTTTAATTTGCATGCCGCAACACAATCACAAATCGATGCGGTTCGAAGCGCTGCATTGGAAACCGTTTATGGCCAAGTTGCAGAGCCTGAACACGGGGAATTAGCATTAGAAGCCAACCGTATTGATTCCCGTTTAAAGCTCACCCATTGCCCTGAGCCACTCATCACTTCAATTCCTGGCAGCCAAAATATCCAAAGTAACGTCACAGTGCTAGTCCGCTGTGAACCAGACAACTGGCAAGTTTATGTGCCAGTCCGCGTCAAGGTTTTGGTCCCCATGGTCGTCGCCACTCGGCCATTGGCTCGCGGCGCGATGATCACCGCAGCAGATTTAGATCTACAAATGCTCGACAGCCGACACATTCGCGGTCATATTTACACCGATGCCCGTCAAATTATTGGCTCTCGCATCAAACGCAACGTCGGCATGGGCCAGGCAGTACAAAGTAACGATATTTGTGTGGTTTGTCGAAACGATACTGTCATTATTACTGCGCAAGGTGGTGGTTTGTCCGTAATAGCCAAGGGCACAGCACTCAGTGATGGTACCGAAGGTGAAGAGGTTCGCGTTCGTAACAGCAAATCAAGACGCATCATTGATGGCGTCGTCACCGGCGTTGGTGAAGTTCGCGTGCTGTTTTAAAGCCGTTTAAATTTTTGAAAAATTACTAAAGTTTGCTCTCTATTCGCCGATAGCAGTGCAAGCAAGAAATTTAAATACAACAAAGGTTGTTTATTATGACTGGTATTGACCATCTTCGCGGCAGTGCGCATTTAACCGCCACCCGCACCAGCCAAGGCAAAAGCAGCAATGTTGCCAGCACCAGCGACAGCAGTGCGAGCCGTGCCAGCAGTAATGTTCAAGGTGATGACGTGCAACTGAGTGAGCAAAGTAAGATCCACCAGCAACTTGCAACTGAGCCTGCATTTGATAGCGATAAAGTCGCCGCCATCAAAGCCGCAATCGCCAGTGGTGCTTATCAAATTGATGCCGATAAATTGGCAGATAATATGATGAAGTTTGAAAGCGAGCTGCGCAATGTCTGATGACTCGTTATTGGCGATTCTTGAGCGACAGCTCAGCACCGCCAAGGCATTGCAGCTTCATTTGCTCAAAGAGCGCGAAGCCATTGCTAAGCGAGATGCGAAAAATATTGAGCATCTTGCCAAAGAGAAGCTGCAGTTTTTAATTGCGCTGGAGCAAAATGACAAGCAAGCCGCTGCCCATGAGCAAGTGGCGCGTCTTCGTGAGGATCCAAATTGCCAGCAGCAAATTGATGCGATCCATGCGGTGATCGCGCAATGTCAGCAAGACAATGAGATCAATGGCGAGCTTTTACAAAACGCCCAGCTCACCTTTAATCGGCTGCACAATCTATTTCAGCAGTCGCGTGGCCGCCAAACCATGACCTATAACCAAGCAGGGCAAACTCAAAATATCCGCTCTCTGGGAACCAACCTCAAAGCCTAGCGTTCTGGCGCCAAGTCCGTCATTTAAAATACCTTGTTTCACATATTTGTTTGCTGGATTAGCTAAACAGACTGAACGAAGGGTATTGAAAGCACGCTGGGTCTTTGTTTTCGCCTCTCTTTATTTGTCGCTCTTTTCTTTGTCCGTCAGGCCAATTTATTCCTTTTCAAAACTCATATACCAAAGTACCGACTCCAAAGTGCCTGTCGCAAAGTACCTATCACAAAGTACTATCCGTGACGATGCAAGTTCTCTATTTGATCGTTCTCTATTTGAGAGTTCTCTTTGACGCAGGTTTTTAGGCGATAAAAAAAGAGCCCACCAAAGTGAGCTCATTTGTTTTCAGATCATTCGCTAGCCAGTCTTAAGTCATATGAGGCAATAGAGACTCACCCGCGAATTTTTATCTTTTTATTAGAACAGCGTTTGTTGCTGAGCCGGTACGTGGATCGCTTCGCCGTGCTCTTTCATCTGCTCCATAACACGAAGGTCGAGCTGCATTTCGGTGACATAACTGTCGCCCACGCGATAACTTTTCAGCACTTCCGCGCCACGAATAATGCCATCTGCGGCGGCCATGGTGCTTTCATCTTCCAGCGCAAACTCATCTAGCTCTGAGCGCGCGTTAATGCGCAAACCGTAGACTTGCTCGGTCAACTCGCGATAAGCATCCAGCTTAGACGCGCGCATGGCACGAAGTTGCCGCTCTTCGGCCGTTTTGCCTTGCTGATCAGAGATGGTGGCGTAACCCACCGCATGGAGCAATCGCCCTTGTCCCATCGGCGTCAGCGGCTGACAGCCCACCAAGAGCAACACAAATAGATAGATAAAATGACGCATCATATTGCCCTTATGGTTTTAAAATCACGTTATAGCGCTCAGTCATCACCGCATCATCGCGAATGATGGCGCCATCTTCTAAACGAACGCGATTGAGGTTATCCAAATCACGGCCAATGCGATCCTGTGGCAAAAAGCCTTGAGCAGATGCCACCACCACGCGCGAGCGAATGCCCACGATGCGCGCATTGATCATCACCCCGCCACTTTGACGCAGCATAGTGCCCGTGAGTACATAATCCACCTGCTGCGACTGCGCAAGCTCTTCCCAATTTCGGCTCAGCGCAAAATCACCATCCGGGGTCACTTGAATCGAACCTGTCGCTTTAAAATCGATCACCGTAAAACCGCGCTGCTGCATTTGGTACATAAAAGCTTCGCTAACGGTATTACCCAACCAATCTGTTTCTTCAAGATTTTGCACCTCAACAAATGAGGTGATGGCAATTGGCGTGCGCGGTGTCAGATATTGATTGGAGGCAACCAATTGATCCGCCATACCTTGCACAAAATAGTCCAGGGTGTGGCGCGGCGTATAGTCAAGCAAATAACCAGCGCCTGAATACTCCTCTTTACCGTTATACACCGGCGTGTAGGCGCATCCAGAAAGCGCGAAGCTAGCAAGCAGGAAAAACCACGGTTTCATCTTTGAGCTCCAATCCTAATCCATGGCGGAATTGAGCAAAACATCTGTCTCTCCGCCGATCTAAATTCGGTCAGTGCAAAATTACGGAATAAATTTTGCATCTATTTTCTAGGTCTATCGGTCACGATGACCTGCCGACAAAAACAACAATGCAAAATGTGTTCCACTTAGGTGTAAATATGCTGAAAAAAATATTTCAGGTTAGTTTAAGCTTGCTCCTTCTGAGCTTAAGCCTTCCCTCACAGGCGATGTGGTATGAAACCACAGGCCAAGCTAATATTTTGAGCCGCAATGATAGTGGCCGTCAGGCAGCCATTGAGGACGCACTTTATCAAACCATTCAATTTGCCGGTGCTGATCTAACCGCCTTAGCCCCGATTCGCGAGTATCTTGCCGAAGATAAGGCTATTTACCAATTTAGCGGCAGCGATATTCGAACCATTCAGGTGCTCAAAAGCCAGCGCCGCGATAACAAACAATATGTGACCATTCGCGTTGACCTCTACCCAACGGCAAAGAGTTGCCATCGAAAGCAGTATCAAAAAACACTGCTACTCGGTGAGTTCCGCTTAGTTCATCAACAACAAGCGGCATTGGGCAGCATCTATCAAGTGGGTAATGACTTTACCCGCGTGCTTGCCAATATGATCAACAAAGAGTCGCAAAGCTTTCATGTCAATGACATTACCCGCGTCAATATTGGTCCCGACAACCCATCGGTCATGACGATGCTGGCGCAGGATCACAACAGTCAATATTTAGTCAGTGGCTATATTCACGATTTAACCGCGACGCTCGATGAAAAGATGCTGCGCGACGATCAAACCAACCGTCAATTTGCTCTCACCGTTCAAGTCCTCGATGGTAAAAATGGCGAACTGGTTTATCAGCAAGATTATCGAGATGTGGCGATCTGGCCTTTTGCTCGCAATAGCCATGTCGATACAAGCAGCGCCCGCTTTTGGGTCTCCTCCTACGGCAATATGGTGCAGCGTGTGGGGCGCGATATTTTGCTCGACTTAGAAAATGAGCTGGCCTGTCGTATCACCATTCCTGAGATCATTGCGATTCATGGCCAAAACGTACAAATCAATCTCGGTCGTGTTCATGGCGTCAAGCAAGGGGATCGCCTAGAGCTTTGGCATAAAGCCAGCTTTATTGACCCTTATGGCATTACCCGCACGCGCATTGTGAAATCTGATGTTCGCTTGCAGGTCGATCGCGTCTATGAAACCAGCAGTGAGCTGCGCATTTTGCAACCTGAATTGGCGCAAGGGATTCAAATTGGTGATTACGTCAGTCAAATCAGCAAACGCTAACCACCATTCAATGTATTGATTGATCGTAAAAAAGCACACTAATGTGTGCTTTTTTCTTAGCTGCAGAATTGATAAGCCATTGAATTCTTCATTTATCTGGGCTATAAAGTCGGCCTTCGTCCTCGTAGGTAAACAGGATATACCGGCGGCCTCCTAAGCTGCTATTCCAGGTTCGAGTCCTGGCGGGGACGCCATTTTATGGCAAAAATCTCATCTTCTTTTGATTCTCAGTTTGTTTGTACCCACTCAAGGCTATTTATTTCAATTGCTTAGGTAATTTGTTTTGCTATGCTTTGAGCCTAATGAGCACGACCTGAGGAGCACGGATGTCTTCAATTCCCCCATTTGCCGCCGCGCAAAAAACCATACTGATCACCGGCTGTTCCTCTGGTATTGGCCGCTGCGCTGCATTTGCCATGCACCGTTTGGGCATGCAAGTCATTGCCTCTGTGCGCCAAGAAAAAGATATGTCCGATTTTTATGAACGCGGCATTCCCTGCGTTCAGCTAGACTTGGCTGACTTAGAAAGTATTGATCGCGCGATAGCCCAGGTACTCACCATCACCAATGGCAAACTCTTTGCGCTCTTTAATAACGGTGCTTATGGTCAAACGGGCGCTTTAGAAGATTTACCGACACAAGCCTTGATCGAGCAATTTCACACCAATCTTTTTGGCTGGCACCACCTCACCAAGCAAGTGATTCCCATCATGCGCGCGCAGGGGGAAGGACGCATCATTCAATGCAGCTCAGTGCTTGGCATTGTCGCCATGAAATATCGCGGCGCCTATAATGCCAGTAAGTTTGCCCTTGAGGGCTATACCGACACCCTGCGTCTTGAACTTTCCGACACCCCAATTCAAGTGAGCTTAATTGAGCCCGGTCCCATTGAAACGGCTTTTCGCGCCAACGCCTTGGCAAAGTTTCAGCAATGGATTCAGCCGGCAATAAGCCGCCACCAACAGGCCTACCAGCTGCAAATTGACCGCCTCAGTCAAAGCCAATCCAAAAGTAAATTTTGCCTGCCGCCTGAGTCTTGCTTACCGCCGCTTTGCCATGCGCTCAGTGCCAAACAAAGCAAAGCGCGTTATCGCGTCACCCAGCCAACCAAACTTTTTGCTTTTTTTAAACGAATTTTATCGACTAAGCAGTTGGATAAACTATTAAAACGCGGCGTGTAAGAAAAACACGCTGCGTTTATCACGAAACTGTCATATTTAATCGCCATACTGATGCTGTCCCTGATCGCTATCGCTGTCGTGATACTTCAGGTTCACCCTCAATCTTGATTGTATGGAGAATGGTCAATGTCATTGGATCGGGTAAATTGGCTCTGCTGTGCCTTGGTCTTTACCTTCATGCTTTTGATCTAGCGCAGTTGCTCAGCGTCATCACTCATGGGGAAGCGACAGGCTTCCCTTTTTTTATGAAATTCGAACTCAAGCCATTGATTCTTACCCTGCTTGCCCCCACTAAAGATAACAAGACAGCGAACTGGATATCCTCATGAGCACAGAATTTATCATTGATCTCAATGAACAAAATGCACAAGCCACCTTGCAACAATCCATGGAAAAGCCGGTATTGGTTTATTTCTGGGCTGAAATGATGCCAGAGAGTTGTGAATTGTTGCCTGTAATGCAGCAAATCGCCCAGCAATACCAAGGTGCCTTTACTCTCGCAACTTTAAACTGCGAGCAGCAACAAATGCTTGCGGCGCAATTTGGCGTGCAAACACTACCGACCATGGCGCTGTTCCATCATGGTAAACCTGTGGATGGTCTTGCCGGCCCACAGCCATTGGATGCTATCCATGCAATGCTCGAAAAGCACCTACCAAGCCAAGCTGAATTAGATTTCGAAAAAGCCCAGCAACATCTAGCGCAGAGCGAATTTAGCCAAGCGCAAGCATTACTCAAACCGCTACAGCAACAGCAACCAGAGCAAGGTCTATATGCGCTATTACTCGCCCAATGCAATATCGAACTGGGTGAATTTGACAGTGCCGAAGCGCTATTGGCGACAGTCATGATGAAAGATCAAGACAGCCTTTATCACAGCTTAATGGCAAAAATTGACCTACATAAGCAAGCCGCAGATAGCCCAGAAATTCGCGCCTTGGAAAAGGAATACCAGCAGCAGCCAAATAATCTGCAAGTTGCCCAGCAATTGGCGCTGCAATACAGCCAAGTGCAGCGTCATGACGAAGCACTCGCCATTTTGTTTGCGATTTTAAAAACCGACCTCAATGCCCAGGATGGCGAGATTAAAAAGACCTTTATGGAGATGCTCTCCGCCCTTGGCCAAGGCAACGCCAGCGCTGCGCAATATCGACGCCAGCTCTATTCACTGCTTTACTAAAAGCGCATAGAATCCCATAAAAGCCCAATTTTCTAATTGGGCTTTTTTAATTGAAATCAAAAGGATATGATACGCAAGCAGTTTCTGGAACGGATCACAAAATCACCTTTTTCTGCTCATTTTCGCGCCACCATGCAACCTATTTCATCAACTTTCTAGGCAAAGCATGGTAGCGTTACTCGATCCAATACCACACAGGAATTGCCCCTATGCCAACATCTCTTATTGTGATTGCAGCGATTGTCTTTGTTGCTGTCGTCATTATTGCATCTAGTGTAAAAACCGTACCACAAGGAAATCAGTGGACCGTAGAGCGCTTTGGTCGCTACACCAACACCCTGCGCCCAGGGCTCAACTTCATCATGCCTTTTGTCGATAAAATCGGCCATAAAGTCAACATGATGGAGCGCGTGCTCGATATTCCAGCGCAAGAAGTGATCTCCAAAGATAACGCCAATGTCACCATTGATGCGGTCTGCTTTATTCAAGTTGTGGACGCGGCAAAAGCAGCCTATGAAGTGAGTGAGTTGGTTCATGCCATTCGTAACCTCACCCTCACCAATATTCGTACCGTGCTTGGTTCAATGGAACTTGATGAGATGCTCTCTCAGCGTGACACCATCAATGGCCGCTTGCTCTCCATTGTTGATGAAGCCACCAACCCATGGGGCGTGAAAATTACCCGTATCGAAATTCGTGACGTGCAGCCACCGGCTGATTTGACTGCAGCAATGAATGCCCAGATGAAAGCTGAACGTAATAAACGTGCCGAAGTTTTAGAAGCCGAAGGTGTGCGCCAAGCAGAAATTCTGCGCGCTGAAGGTCAAAAACAATCGGAGATCTTAAAGGCAGAAGGTAATAAGCAAGCGGCAATCCTGCAAGCAGAAGCACGTGAGCGTGCAGCAGAAGCAGAGGCGCGCGCGACCTCCATGGTTTCAGAAGCGATTGCCAAAGGTGACATGCAGGCCGTGAACTACTTTATCGCTCAGGGCTACACTGAAGCGCTGAAGAACATTGGTAGTGCAGAGAACAGCAAGATTGTGATGTTGCCGCTTGAAGCCGCAGGTCTCATGGGCTCTATCGCAGGTATTGCTGAGATGTTTCAAAACAGCAAAGAGAAATAGGAGGCTTAATGCAAGCCCTACTCTCACAGATTGATTTTTGGCACTGGCTGGCCTTTGGCCTCGTTCTGCTTCTTGTGGAACTGATTGGTGCTGCGGGCTACTTACTTTGGCTTGGCCTTGCCGCGCTGCTGACTGGCCTTATCATGTTGATCGCGCCAGAGCTCGCATGGCAGCTCCAGTGGGTCACCTTTGCCGTGCTCTCTTTGCTCTCGACCATTTTGTGGTGGCGATATCAGCACAATAAAGACAAAGAGGATGATAGTGGCCGCTCACTCAATCAAAAGATGATGCAGTTGGTGGGTCGACGTTTTCGCCTTGAAGAGGATATTGACCAACGTGGCCGCGTCAAGTTAGGCGATACCACTTGGTCTGTCTATTGCGCTGAACCTATTGCTGCGAGCACCTTGGTTGAGGTGATTGCCGTTGACGGTATTGTGCTAGAAATCAAACCCGTCGAGGTTTAAACCACCCAGTATAAAAAACCGCGCTAGTCGCGGTTTTTTTTATGTGCGCCACTGTTTTTATGATGCGAGCAACAATGGTGGGTTTCTGTCGTATCAACGCTATCGCTCTGCTGGTTTTGGATGTCACCGTCTTTCACCAAAGCATCTAAAATCGGACACTGACTCTGACCATCGCCAGGACAAGCCTGCGTTAACGCTTGCAGCGTGGTTTTCATCGCCATTAGCTCATCGATTTTTCGATCAATTTCAACTAACTTTTGCTCGGCCTTGGCTTTTACATCGGCAGCCGTGCGCCCGCTATCGCGAGAAAGCGCCAGCAATGCACCGCTCTCTTCAAGGCTAAAACCAATCATCCGTGCGCGCTTGATCAGCAGCAGTGCTTGTAGATGCACATCGCGATAATCACGATAGCCATTATCTTGCCGTTCAGGGGCGCTGACGATCCCCTTTTCTTCATAAAAACGAATGGTTTTGGTGGTTAAACCGGTTTGTTTTGCAACTTCGCCAATTTTCATATTGACCTTACTCTTTCTGGAAGGTTTAGAATCAGCTTAAATCAAAATGACAGGAGCTGACAAGATGAAAATCAGCGCAATTCATGCCACCCCCAGCGACAGTGCACTGCAAGTTCAATTGCCACTTGCAAGCCTGCGCTGCCAAAACTGCGTGGCTAAGCTCAAAGCGCACTTAGTCAAAAAAGGCGGCTATCAACACACAGATATCACGCTGACGGATGCAACATTGGTGAGCGTCCACTCACCTTGGCAAATGGCCAGTGATATTGCTGAGCTCAATTACTTAGCGCCTAGCTGTCAGCGCTTTACGCTTTCAGGTTTAAGTTGTGGTCACTGCGTACAAAAACTCACAAACGCGCTAAATGCACAACTACCAAGCGCGCACATCCTGACCTTAAATACTACGCAATTGATGCTAATCACCGATGCAACGGAGCAAACCGTTCTCGAAATCATCAGCGACTTGGGTTATCAAGCGCAGTCACTACGGGCACCGCAAAGCTTTACCCATTCAGAGCAAAAGCGCGAAGCCTCAGAACAAACGCCAAGCATCACCAATACCCATGTCGCGCAAGTGAATGCCTCACCCCAACAAGCCATTCGTTTAAGTATTGAAGGCATGACCTGCGCCAGTTGTGTCGCTACCGTTGAAAAAGCGCTAAGCCAGCAATCAGGCGTCTCCAACGTTCGCGTTAATTTAGCAGAGCAGTGTGCTGATTTTGATCTGGCTGATTCAAGCCAGCTTGCTCCTATTCAACAAGCGCTGGCCAGCCAAGGTTATACCAGTCAGCCCATTGTCGATGCCAAAATCCAACAGCAAGAACAGCAGCAAAAGGCGCGTCGTCACTATCGTCAACATCTCACACGCGCAGTGATTGGTACTGGCTTTGGTGTGCTACTCATGGGTTGGGGACTGGCTGGCGGCAGCATGATGATCAACAGCGCGCAGGATCAAATTGGCTGGGGCGTGATCGGCATTCTGACCTTTGTTTTACTTCTCACCTTAGGTCGCAGCTATACCCAACATGCATGGCAAGCCTTTCGTCATCACCGCGCTACCATGGATACCCTCATTGCGCTGGGTACTTGGAGTGCATGGCTGTATTCTGCCGCTGTCGTGCTGATGCCCGATCTTTTTGCACCGCAATCACGCCACGTTTATTTTGAAGCCTGCGCCATGATTTTAGGTTTGGTCTCCTTGGGCCATGCCTTAGAGCTTCGCGCCAAGCAGCGTACCTCAGAAGCCATTCAGGCACTGCTATCACTGCAACCTGAAAGCGCCTTGGTAATTGACGAGCAAGGACGGGAACAACCCATGCCGCTCAATCAGGTCACGCTTGGCATGAAACTTCGCCTGCAACCCGGCGGCAAAGTGGCCGTTGATGGCATCGTCCTTGATGGTGAAAGTTATCTCGATGAGTCGATGCTCACTGGTGAGCCCTTAGCTAAACGCAAAGCGGCTGGTGATTTACTGCATGCAGGCACCCTCAATCAACAAGGCAGCATCATTTATCAAGCGCAAGCTGTGGGTGAGCAAACACTACTGGCGCGCATTGTGGCGCGGGTGCGTCACGCGCAAACCAGTAAACCGAAAATTGCCAAATTAGCCGATCAAATTGCAGCCGTGTTTGTACCTAGCGTCATGATTATTGCGCTACTCACCACCTTAATTTGGCATTGGTTTGGTCCCGAACCGCATGCCATGTATATGCTGATCACCGGCTTGTCTGTGCTGATCATTGCTTGTCCTTGCGCCTTGGGTTTAGCGACACCGATGTCTCTGATGATTGGTGTCGGCCGCGCAGCACAAATGGGCGTCTTGATTCGAGATGCGGATGCTCTGCAACACGCAGCAAAAATCGACACCATTGTGCTGGATAAAACCGGCACCCTCACCCAAGGTAAGCCTGAGCTGCTCAGCAGCCTTTGGTCTGACGAAATCAGTGAAATACAAGGCTTAGCCATTGCCAGTACACTTGAGAAAAATTCAGAGCATCCGCTTGCCAAAGCCATTATCGATGGCGCCAAAGCAAAAGGTACGAATACATCATTAAACGCTGAGAATTTTGCAGCGATCACAGGTTTTGGTGTACGCGGGGAGATAAACGGGCAAACCTACTGGCTAGGCAATGCTCGCTTACTCGTGCAACATCAGATTGAGTGCGCCGCGCGCTTTACTGAATTTGCCAATCAGGCATCAAGCCAAGGCTATACACCCGTCTTTATCGCCAACGATAAGCAAGTCCTTGGCACGATGGCCATTGGCGATGCCCTGCATGAAGACAGCGCGCAAGTCGTCGCACATCTTCAAGTGCAAGGATTTG encodes the following:
- a CDS encoding SDR family oxidoreductase, which produces MSSIPPFAAAQKTILITGCSSGIGRCAAFAMHRLGMQVIASVRQEKDMSDFYERGIPCVQLDLADLESIDRAIAQVLTITNGKLFALFNNGAYGQTGALEDLPTQALIEQFHTNLFGWHHLTKQVIPIMRAQGEGRIIQCSSVLGIVAMKYRGAYNASKFALEGYTDTLRLELSDTPIQVSLIEPGPIETAFRANALAKFQQWIQPAISRHQQAYQLQIDRLSQSQSKSKFCLPPESCLPPLCHALSAKQSKARYRVTQPTKLFAFFKRILSTKQLDKLLKRGV
- the flgM gene encoding flagellar biosynthesis anti-sigma factor FlgM; amino-acid sequence: MTGIDHLRGSAHLTATRTSQGKSSNVASTSDSSASRASSNVQGDDVQLSEQSKIHQQLATEPAFDSDKVAAIKAAIASGAYQIDADKLADNMMKFESELRNV
- a CDS encoding flagella assembly protein FlgT; amino-acid sequence: MLKKIFQVSLSLLLLSLSLPSQAMWYETTGQANILSRNDSGRQAAIEDALYQTIQFAGADLTALAPIREYLAEDKAIYQFSGSDIRTIQVLKSQRRDNKQYVTIRVDLYPTAKSCHRKQYQKTLLLGEFRLVHQQQAALGSIYQVGNDFTRVLANMINKESQSFHVNDITRVNIGPDNPSVMTMLAQDHNSQYLVSGYIHDLTATLDEKMLRDDQTNRQFALTVQVLDGKNGELVYQQDYRDVAIWPFARNSHVDTSSARFWVSSYGNMVQRVGRDILLDLENELACRITIPEIIAIHGQNVQINLGRVHGVKQGDRLELWHKASFIDPYGITRTRIVKSDVRLQVDRVYETSSELRILQPELAQGIQIGDYVSQISKR
- a CDS encoding flagella synthesis protein FlgN; amino-acid sequence: MSDDSLLAILERQLSTAKALQLHLLKEREAIAKRDAKNIEHLAKEKLQFLIALEQNDKQAAAHEQVARLREDPNCQQQIDAIHAVIAQCQQDNEINGELLQNAQLTFNRLHNLFQQSRGRQTMTYNQAGQTQNIRSLGTNLKA
- a CDS encoding thioredoxin family protein; amino-acid sequence: MSTEFIIDLNEQNAQATLQQSMEKPVLVYFWAEMMPESCELLPVMQQIAQQYQGAFTLATLNCEQQQMLAAQFGVQTLPTMALFHHGKPVDGLAGPQPLDAIHAMLEKHLPSQAELDFEKAQQHLAQSEFSQAQALLKPLQQQQPEQGLYALLLAQCNIELGEFDSAEALLATVMMKDQDSLYHSLMAKIDLHKQAADSPEIRALEKEYQQQPNNLQVAQQLALQYSQVQRHDEALAILFAILKTDLNAQDGEIKKTFMEMLSALGQGNASAAQYRRQLYSLLY
- a CDS encoding FlgO family outer membrane protein, which translates into the protein MKPWFFLLASFALSGCAYTPVYNGKEEYSGAGYLLDYTPRHTLDYFVQGMADQLVASNQYLTPRTPIAITSFVEVQNLEETDWLGNTVSEAFMYQMQQRGFTVIDFKATGSIQVTPDGDFALSRNWEELAQSQQVDYVLTGTMLRQSGGVMINARIVGIRSRVVVASAQGFLPQDRIGRDLDNLNRVRLEDGAIIRDDAVMTERYNVILKP
- the flgA gene encoding flagellar basal body P-ring formation chaperone FlgA, with protein sequence MIQRTTHSSGNKVTSLFRFIGIISLCLSFNLHAATQSQIDAVRSAALETVYGQVAEPEHGELALEANRIDSRLKLTHCPEPLITSIPGSQNIQSNVTVLVRCEPDNWQVYVPVRVKVLVPMVVATRPLARGAMITAADLDLQMLDSRHIRGHIYTDARQIIGSRIKRNVGMGQAVQSNDICVVCRNDTVIITAQGGGLSVIAKGTALSDGTEGEEVRVRNSKSRRIIDGVVTGVGEVRVLF
- a CDS encoding chemotaxis protein CheV, with the translated sequence MTGVLDTVNQRTQLVGQNRLELLTFRLVGRQRFGINVFKVKEVLQCPPLTSMPNLNPLVKGIAQIRGQTLSVIDLSMATGGRPIQDVKNSFMIISEFNRSIQGFLVSSVERIVNMNWESILPPPKGAGRSNYLTAVTEIDNELVEIIDVEKILEEISPAKSEMDPGLLDQVDPNLEIPKVVLVADDSSVARKQVQRALQTIGYEAVLVKDGRQAINKLKEMATQGNILEQLALVISDIEMPEMDGYTLTAEIRSDSRLKDLHVILHTSLSGVFNQAMVERVGADAFIPKFNPDELGGAVLKAIEKRQEQAK
- a CDS encoding LPP20 family lipoprotein, coding for MRHFIYLFVLLLVGCQPLTPMGQGRLLHAVGYATISDQQGKTAEERQLRAMRASKLDAYRELTEQVYGLRINARSELDEFALEDESTMAAADGIIRGAEVLKSYRVGDSYVTEMQLDLRVMEQMKEHGEAIHVPAQQQTLF
- a CDS encoding CheR family methyltransferase, yielding MTATSLTEQEYQEFSKFLEQQCGIVLGAAKQYLVRSRLTPLVARYQQPSLGALIKGVIQGINREMRIAAIDAMTTNETLWFRDVYPYEILTDKLLPELAQHKRPIKIWSAASSSGQEPYSMAMSVLELQSRRPGILPAGVQITATDISSAMLEACRKGEYDNLALSRGLSPERKRLFFEAADEGRMRVTAKVKSMVNFRPQNLKDSYALLGKFDIIFCRNVLIYFSPEMKAQVLNQMANSLNPGGYLMLGASESLSGLSDRFEMVRCNPGIIYQLKAR